The Sphingorhabdus sp. Alg231-15 genome has a segment encoding these proteins:
- a CDS encoding helix-turn-helix domain-containing protein: MGDPANIDIGWRSALMLAAALPVYASTIFLLIRNVERRASLFLAATLLAIAFTLTPQIIGYAGFYDVWPGLTFFPFNVKLWIAPLFYLHAYCLMHGGPLGWRKYLLLPGLIQSVYYIWAFTTLGDYKAKWAFNGAFHEPYVVRFETLLVITFTIITAIAVFRLMKRYRLYLQTTQSAASDFDPRWISRLFIVAAIAVFLWLLIEIVDMAIVPLSYNQEYPFQLAIMVIVAVAGLDALSSIRESYPKISNAPAEPVAEPEQRDWVTEGRTLEQKVRQEQWYLEPRLNIRDVASRQASNESYISRALNQGLGLTFNAFINGLRVDHAKDLLVKSDENLIQVAFASGFNSKASFNRVFKEIAGMTPTDYRRTMVD; the protein is encoded by the coding sequence GTGGGGGATCCGGCAAATATCGATATCGGGTGGCGCAGCGCCCTTATGCTTGCGGCAGCCCTGCCGGTTTATGCCAGCACGATATTCCTGTTGATCCGCAATGTCGAACGGCGAGCAAGCCTGTTCCTTGCGGCCACGCTGCTTGCGATTGCGTTTACCCTGACGCCGCAGATCATCGGCTATGCTGGCTTCTACGATGTCTGGCCTGGGCTGACATTCTTTCCGTTCAATGTGAAATTATGGATCGCACCACTTTTCTATCTCCATGCTTATTGCCTCATGCATGGCGGGCCGCTGGGCTGGCGCAAATATCTGTTGCTGCCGGGATTGATCCAGAGTGTCTATTATATCTGGGCGTTTACCACTCTCGGCGACTACAAGGCCAAATGGGCCTTTAATGGAGCGTTTCATGAACCTTATGTGGTGCGGTTTGAAACGCTGCTGGTGATAACGTTCACGATCATCACTGCCATTGCCGTTTTCCGGTTAATGAAGCGCTATCGCCTCTATTTGCAAACCACCCAGTCGGCCGCTTCCGATTTTGATCCGCGCTGGATTTCAAGACTGTTCATCGTCGCGGCTATTGCTGTTTTCCTGTGGCTGCTGATCGAGATTGTCGACATGGCGATTGTCCCGCTCAGCTATAATCAGGAATATCCCTTTCAGCTGGCGATCATGGTGATCGTGGCGGTGGCCGGGCTGGATGCGCTATCCTCGATCCGTGAATCTTATCCGAAGATCAGCAACGCTCCTGCTGAACCTGTCGCAGAACCCGAACAGCGTGACTGGGTAACGGAAGGACGCACGCTGGAACAAAAAGTGCGTCAGGAACAATGGTATCTCGAGCCGCGTCTGAATATCCGCGATGTCGCATCGCGTCAGGCGAGCAATGAAAGCTATATTTCACGGGCTTTGAATCAAGGCCTTGGTTTGACGTTCAATGCATTTATCAACGGCCTGCGCGTCGATCATGCCAAGGATCTGCTCGTTAAAAGTGATGAGAATCTAATTCAGGTTGCTTTTGCCTCCGGCTTCAACAGCAAGGCGAGTTTTAATAGGGTTTTCAAAGAAATAGCAGGTATGACTCCGACTGACTATCGCCGGACCATGGTCGACTAA
- a CDS encoding S41 family peptidase translates to MFNKKIIATSAFVTALAMPGAGCAQSKSQAPEPEYDAATMLTPAQVASDVALAEEAYERIHPGYTRYTDAETLKAAWAAIAVKAAAQKGMTIGDFYLEIQNVLTLIRCDHTKAELPSQLAKARNVTPIYLPLRWTLIEDRAIVTIAAETGLSRGDEIIAIDGRPIAEMIAEVVPLVPVDGYTEWSRRSGISESLEFRGGAIDHFGALLWDIKPSATLTIAGADGAKRDVVVERIIHRKWTALSKLAADAPAANFKDAIGFERLGSQSAYLKVDTFVNYRDPVKPKQLFDPIFDALRKEGRENLILDLRKNGGGSNDAQQALTSYLFDKPVKLATDARVKTLNHKGLEDYLWTWDKRAINPSALGFSRNDDGTYSLRSFVEDLIKPVKPAKNGFRGKLIVLTSDSNSSASATLVALLKSSGRAVLVGEKTGGSPDGNTGGLQFTLTVPESHVRMRIPMIRYFNDLKGFETGQGITPDKMVPLTVSAFRAGSDPALEAAKALVM, encoded by the coding sequence ATGTTCAACAAGAAAATCATTGCGACCAGTGCTTTCGTAACCGCTCTGGCTATGCCTGGTGCAGGCTGTGCCCAAAGCAAAAGCCAGGCGCCTGAACCGGAATATGATGCAGCCACGATGCTTACACCAGCACAGGTTGCCAGCGATGTCGCACTGGCCGAAGAAGCTTATGAACGCATCCATCCCGGCTATACCCGTTACACAGATGCCGAAACGCTGAAAGCGGCATGGGCCGCGATTGCAGTAAAGGCAGCCGCCCAAAAGGGGATGACCATTGGTGATTTCTATTTAGAGATTCAAAACGTGCTGACCCTGATCCGCTGTGACCATACCAAGGCCGAGCTGCCAAGCCAGCTTGCGAAAGCGCGCAATGTCACACCCATCTATCTGCCCTTGCGCTGGACGCTGATCGAGGACCGGGCGATTGTCACCATAGCAGCGGAAACAGGGCTCAGCCGGGGCGACGAGATAATTGCCATTGATGGTCGCCCGATTGCAGAGATGATCGCAGAAGTGGTCCCGCTCGTTCCGGTGGATGGCTATACGGAGTGGTCAAGACGTTCAGGTATCTCGGAATCTCTGGAATTTCGTGGCGGAGCGATCGATCACTTCGGCGCATTGCTTTGGGACATAAAACCATCAGCAACCCTCACAATAGCTGGAGCAGATGGCGCAAAACGCGATGTTGTTGTTGAGCGGATCATTCACAGGAAATGGACAGCATTGAGCAAGTTGGCAGCAGATGCACCAGCAGCCAATTTCAAGGATGCGATAGGGTTTGAGCGTCTGGGAAGCCAAAGCGCTTATCTCAAAGTGGATACTTTTGTGAACTATCGTGACCCGGTGAAACCGAAACAGCTGTTCGATCCAATTTTTGATGCTCTTCGAAAAGAAGGGCGTGAAAATCTGATACTCGATCTGCGGAAGAATGGCGGTGGATCAAACGATGCACAGCAGGCACTGACGTCCTATCTGTTCGATAAACCTGTAAAACTGGCAACGGATGCGAGGGTAAAAACCCTCAATCATAAAGGCCTGGAAGATTATTTGTGGACGTGGGACAAGCGTGCGATTAATCCCAGTGCCTTGGGTTTTAGCAGAAATGATGACGGTACCTACTCGCTGCGGTCTTTTGTTGAGGACCTGATCAAGCCAGTAAAGCCAGCGAAAAACGGATTTAGAGGCAAGCTCATCGTCCTGACCAGCGATAGCAACAGTTCGGCAAGCGCCACGTTAGTCGCCTTGTTGAAGAGCAGCGGTCGAGCGGTACTTGTTGGCGAAAAAACTGGCGGGAGTCCCGATGGCAACACTGGTGGATTGCAGTTTACGTTGACGGTTCCCGAAAGCCATGTGCGCATGCGGATTCCGATGATCCGTTACTTCAATGATCTAAAAGGATTTGAAACCGGACAAGGCATTACGCCTGACAAGATGGTTCCGCTAACGGTCAGTGCTTTTCGCGCCGGATCAGACCCGGCACTGGAAGCCGCCAAAGCGCTGGTCATGTGA
- a CDS encoding sterol desaturase family protein — protein sequence MRPEIYAILGTFLFFGLLELFRTNLFNKPDQTRKDAIVEIVGSLVLTLLTQPFIIVSAQFLMGAAAPQWAGALAGIPLIAAITLFLIFDDMTQYWMHRLSHRIPFLYNLHRAHHDAKYMSIRLVYRNNIFYYFLMPSIWLSGVLIYLGLGWVYVGFIAVKMTVIIAAHSDVAWDEPLYKIKWLSPVMWLVERTISTPATHHAHHGRHMEDGATNYKGNYGNLLFFWDILFGTAKITRRYPDSYGVENLAPATVGQQLAWPLFPENKEGGYGVKELAVKEAAAKA from the coding sequence GTGCGTCCAGAAATATATGCAATTCTTGGAACATTCCTGTTCTTTGGGCTGTTGGAATTATTTCGCACAAATTTGTTCAATAAACCTGATCAAACCCGCAAAGATGCAATCGTAGAAATTGTTGGATCGCTGGTACTGACGCTGCTTACCCAGCCTTTCATTATAGTTTCAGCGCAATTTTTGATGGGCGCGGCTGCTCCGCAATGGGCAGGTGCACTGGCGGGCATCCCTCTGATTGCAGCGATCACTCTGTTCCTGATTTTCGATGATATGACTCAATATTGGATGCACCGGCTCTCGCACCGCATCCCGTTTCTATACAATCTGCATCGCGCACATCATGACGCGAAATATATGAGCATCCGATTGGTATATCGGAACAATATTTTCTATTATTTTCTGATGCCCAGCATTTGGCTCTCGGGCGTTCTCATCTATCTGGGGCTCGGCTGGGTCTACGTCGGATTCATCGCGGTTAAAATGACCGTTATTATCGCAGCGCATAGCGACGTTGCATGGGATGAACCCCTGTACAAAATCAAATGGCTATCGCCGGTAATGTGGCTGGTGGAGAGAACAATCTCGACACCCGCAACCCATCATGCCCACCACGGACGCCATATGGAAGATGGGGCGACAAACTATAAAGGCAATTACGGCAACCTTTTATTCTTTTGGGATATTCTGTTTGGAACGGCAAAAATAACACGCCGTTATCCCGATAGCTATGGCGTCGAAAATTTGGCGCCAGCAACTGTTGGACAACAACTCGCCTGGCCGCTTTTTCCCGAGAATAAGGAAGGTGGCTATGGGGTGAAAGAACTGGCGGTGAAAGAAGCCGCAGCGAAGGCGTGA
- a CDS encoding Crp/Fnr family transcriptional regulator, with product MADSQNFSGSAFGAAGFVTALPDTVRERLLAHGRTRCFAKGELIQQRGDPGREFWYILTGSVQIGRFSVDGELTLFALLGPGESFGEQAFLGEFPRLVDAIAGTETKLVQVGEKELEAAIASDPSVVRILLKAMAHMVQRGFDLVEAGRNLSTVDRVAQALLQHCNEGEYNVTITVTQQSLADLVGVSRVSLGKALDKIEDSGLISRRYGRIIVRDRGKLSRLLGD from the coding sequence TTGGCTGATTCACAAAATTTTTCTGGATCCGCTTTTGGCGCAGCCGGCTTTGTAACTGCGCTACCAGATACTGTTCGTGAGCGTTTATTGGCTCATGGCCGTACGCGCTGTTTTGCCAAAGGAGAATTGATCCAGCAGCGCGGTGATCCCGGTCGGGAATTTTGGTATATCCTCACCGGCTCTGTGCAAATTGGTCGTTTCTCAGTTGACGGTGAGTTGACTCTTTTTGCGCTGCTCGGCCCCGGAGAAAGCTTTGGTGAACAGGCCTTTCTGGGCGAGTTTCCGCGTTTGGTAGATGCCATTGCCGGGACAGAAACAAAGCTGGTTCAAGTGGGTGAGAAGGAATTAGAGGCAGCGATTGCGTCGGATCCGAGCGTGGTGAGGATATTGTTGAAAGCAATGGCGCATATGGTGCAACGCGGATTTGATTTGGTTGAGGCGGGACGAAATCTGTCGACGGTCGACAGGGTTGCACAGGCTTTATTGCAGCATTGTAACGAAGGGGAGTACAATGTCACGATAACCGTAACCCAACAAAGCCTTGCTGATCTTGTTGGCGTGTCACGAGTGTCGCTGGGGAAAGCCCTCGATAAAATTGAAGATTCGGGCCTGATCTCGCGCCGCTATGGCCGGATCATTGTGAGGGACCGGGGCAAACTGTCCCGCTTGCTTGGAGACTAA
- a CDS encoding TIGR02117 family protein, with protein MKWPKRIIKAMSAVVMLYLVAALLGSIFPANQFWKSPDDGIELFIETNGLHTGIIMPMHSDAHDWSELIRPQHLDDPTEYGSHILVGWGHEGVYRNAEHWQDLRVKDAASAVFGSSDVLLHVYHLNYPQVYPHYRRSFKVTESEYRLIVEAIKQRFVLDEAGRSIPSPGYGKDDLFYKSRGHYNAFYTCNSWTSDVLRQAGIRTGIWTPFQGGVMRWFLESGPEN; from the coding sequence ATGAAATGGCCCAAACGCATCATCAAAGCCATGTCGGCAGTGGTCATGCTCTATCTTGTTGCCGCTCTGCTCGGCAGCATATTTCCCGCCAATCAATTCTGGAAAAGCCCCGATGATGGCATAGAATTATTCATAGAAACCAATGGCCTCCATACCGGTATCATCATGCCCATGCACAGTGATGCGCATGACTGGAGCGAGTTAATCCGTCCCCAACATCTTGATGATCCAACAGAATATGGCAGCCATATTCTTGTCGGCTGGGGTCATGAAGGCGTCTATCGCAACGCAGAACATTGGCAGGATCTGCGTGTCAAGGATGCGGCCAGCGCTGTTTTTGGTAGCAGCGACGTGTTGCTGCATGTTTATCACCTGAATTATCCACAGGTTTATCCTCATTATCGCCGCAGTTTCAAAGTCACGGAATCGGAATATCGTCTGATCGTTGAGGCGATAAAGCAGCGCTTCGTGCTCGATGAAGCCGGCCGATCAATTCCTTCGCCTGGCTATGGAAAGGACGATCTATTTTACAAATCTCGCGGACATTATAATGCGTTCTACACCTGCAACAGCTGGACCAGCGATGTGTTGCGACAAGCTGGCATCAGAACCGGAATCTGGACCCCTTTTCAAGGCGGTGTCATGCGCTGGTTCCTGGAATCAGGCCCAGAAAATTAG
- the phhA gene encoding phenylalanine 4-monooxygenase, translating to MLTAPDPESHVYDKPPAHANADWTIDQNWSAYGAEEHTTWDTLFARQKEMLPGRAAQAFLDGIDILQLSKPGIPDFEELNHILMDATGWQVVAVPGLVPDDVFFDHLANRRFVSGNFIRRPDQLDYLQEPDIFHDVFGHVPMLADQRFADYMEAYGRGGLRALKFGTLKQLARLYWYTVEFGLIQEADGLRIYGAGIVSSYGESVFALDSGSPNRIMFDLERVLRTEYRIDDFQQNYFVIPSLDELLRVTVETDFKPVYEKIASLPDIAIADIVEGDEVLTHGTQDHPSAQSDKAVIV from the coding sequence ATGTTGACAGCCCCCGACCCAGAATCCCATGTCTATGACAAGCCGCCTGCGCACGCAAATGCGGACTGGACGATAGACCAGAACTGGTCTGCCTATGGTGCAGAGGAGCACACGACCTGGGACACGCTTTTTGCGCGCCAGAAGGAAATGTTACCCGGACGTGCGGCACAGGCCTTTCTTGATGGCATCGATATATTACAACTGTCGAAGCCCGGCATTCCGGATTTTGAGGAACTGAACCACATCCTGATGGATGCAACCGGCTGGCAGGTGGTGGCTGTGCCGGGACTGGTACCGGATGATGTGTTTTTTGACCATCTCGCCAATCGCCGCTTTGTTTCAGGCAATTTTATCAGGCGGCCCGATCAGCTCGACTATCTGCAGGAACCCGATATTTTCCATGACGTTTTTGGTCATGTGCCGATGCTCGCGGATCAACGCTTTGCCGACTATATGGAAGCTTATGGTCGAGGCGGTCTCCGCGCGCTGAAATTTGGCACGCTCAAACAGTTGGCGCGGCTATATTGGTACACCGTGGAGTTCGGCCTGATTCAGGAGGCGGACGGTTTGCGGATATATGGTGCTGGAATAGTGTCGAGCTATGGCGAGAGTGTCTTTGCGCTTGATAGTGGCAGTCCCAACCGCATCATGTTCGATCTGGAACGGGTATTGCGCACAGAATACCGGATCGATGATTTTCAGCAAAATTACTTTGTCATACCCAGTCTCGACGAGCTTTTGCGCGTGACTGTCGAAACCGATTTCAAACCGGTTTACGAAAAAATTGCCAGTCTGCCGGATATTGCGATTGCCGATATTGTCGAGGGGGACGAGGTGCTGACACACGGCACGCAGGATCATCCCAGCGCACAATCAGACAAAGCCGTCATCGTCTAA